In Aquiflexum balticum DSM 16537, a single genomic region encodes these proteins:
- a CDS encoding sodium:solute symporter family protein, producing the protein MKLTDLDLIIIGLFFLLMLAIGIYAYFKNSSAEDYFVAGGNLPWWLSGISHHVSGYSGAVFVAYAALAYTHGVSVYFWWALTIGTTILASARVFPVLWVRLRKQFQIQSPLEFLEKRYNLLTQQIMAWSGVLLKLIDIGAKWAAIAILLNVFTGISLPVGILISGGISLLYITFGGLWAVVITDFTQFIVQLLAGIVMFVAVLQYMDGFESLYIIWDQLPPENSQPFNEPYGAGFALAFLFINFLSYNGGQWNLATRYISSPSEDQATKAARLSGILYLIWPLILFFPMWAAPILLPDLLDPSQSYGELTLLLLPSGLVGLVIASLFANTMSMTSSDINTIAAVITRDILPTFSKKLGRGKSSLAIARITTFIFTSMTILIALQYEYFGGILGLIISWFGALVGPIAIPMLFGLIPAFRSCGPIAAIGSIFSGLLTFILTKNIEISSLALQVSLPLIVSAIVYAGIGLIQIKRVPENVKSLLKSISQE; encoded by the coding sequence ATGAAGTTAACCGACTTAGACCTTATTATTATAGGACTGTTTTTCCTTTTGATGCTGGCCATCGGGATATATGCCTATTTCAAAAACAGTAGCGCTGAAGATTATTTTGTGGCAGGGGGCAATTTACCCTGGTGGCTTTCCGGGATTTCCCATCACGTATCCGGCTACAGTGGTGCTGTATTCGTGGCCTACGCTGCTTTGGCATATACCCATGGTGTATCTGTATATTTTTGGTGGGCTTTGACTATTGGTACAACTATTCTTGCCAGCGCCCGGGTTTTTCCGGTGTTATGGGTGAGGTTGAGGAAACAATTTCAGATTCAATCCCCCTTGGAATTCCTGGAAAAACGCTACAATCTCCTTACCCAACAGATTATGGCCTGGAGCGGGGTATTGTTGAAGTTGATTGATATCGGGGCCAAGTGGGCAGCAATTGCCATTTTATTGAATGTTTTTACAGGAATCAGTCTCCCTGTTGGCATACTGATATCAGGAGGGATTTCATTGCTATACATTACTTTCGGTGGACTTTGGGCGGTGGTAATCACAGATTTCACCCAATTTATTGTCCAACTGTTGGCAGGTATCGTGATGTTTGTGGCTGTATTGCAATACATGGACGGGTTTGAAAGTCTATATATCATTTGGGATCAGCTTCCTCCCGAAAACAGCCAACCTTTCAATGAACCGTACGGGGCAGGTTTTGCCCTAGCCTTTCTTTTTATCAATTTCCTGTCTTACAACGGGGGTCAATGGAATTTGGCTACAAGGTATATTTCATCACCTTCCGAAGATCAAGCCACCAAAGCGGCCAGGCTTTCCGGGATTTTGTACCTGATTTGGCCTTTGATTTTATTTTTCCCAATGTGGGCAGCACCGATTTTATTACCTGATTTGCTTGACCCAAGTCAATCTTATGGGGAATTGACCCTTTTGCTTTTACCTTCTGGGTTGGTAGGATTGGTCATCGCTTCCTTATTCGCCAATACCATGTCCATGACTTCCTCCGATATCAATACCATTGCAGCTGTGATTACTAGGGATATTTTGCCTACGTTTTCAAAAAAACTCGGTCGCGGCAAATCTTCATTGGCAATCGCCAGAATTACCACATTCATTTTCACCAGCATGACCATTCTTATTGCACTCCAATATGAATATTTTGGTGGAATTCTGGGCTTGATCATCTCCTGGTTTGGTGCATTGGTAGGACCGATTGCCATCCCGATGCTTTTTGGGTTGATTCCAGCATTCAGGTCCTGCGGGCCGATAGCAGCCATTGGATCTATATTTTCAGGTTTGTTGACTTTTATTTTGACCAAAAACATTGAAATCAGTAGTTTGGCTTTACAGGTCAGTTTACCTTTGATTGTGTCGGCCATAGTGTATGCAGGTATCGGATTGATTCAAATCAAAAGGGTTCCGGAAAATGTCAAATCGCTTCTAAAATCCATAAGTCAAGAATAA
- a CDS encoding Gfo/Idh/MocA family protein: MNSPKNNRRTFIKKTIAGTTALSIGGILPGFSPKSYAKILGANERIKVSVMGVNSRGNALAQNFAMQPNAEVLHICDVDSIAAEKCITAVTKIQDNQPKATPDFRKSLEDKDVDVLVVAAPDHWHAPAAILACKAGKDVYLEKPSSHNPHEGEILVLAAQKYKRVIQMGNQRRSWPNVAAAIKEVHDGVIGRAYYAKTWYTNNRGPIGIGKKVPVPEHLDYELWQGPAPREDYRDNIIHYNWHWFWNWGTGEALNNGTHMVDLARWGLGVEFPTKATSSGGRYRYQDDWETPDTQMISLEFDNNSLITWEGRSCNGINNEGSSVGVIFYGEEGSVNIGGGNAYAIYDLKNKLVKEVKYERTVDARNLSDPTQELDAIHIQNMFDAIKKGTPLAAEINGGQTSTLLVQLGNIAQRSGETLNIDAKNGHILNSKEASKYWSREYQPGWEPTL, from the coding sequence ATGAATAGCCCAAAAAACAATAGAAGAACATTTATTAAAAAAACCATAGCCGGAACAACCGCCCTGTCCATCGGAGGGATACTTCCCGGATTCAGCCCCAAAAGTTATGCAAAAATCTTGGGTGCAAATGAGCGGATCAAAGTGTCAGTCATGGGTGTGAACAGCCGAGGCAATGCCTTGGCCCAGAATTTTGCCATGCAGCCCAATGCCGAAGTACTGCATATTTGTGATGTTGATAGCATTGCGGCTGAAAAATGTATTACCGCGGTTACAAAAATCCAGGACAATCAACCAAAAGCCACTCCGGATTTCAGAAAAAGCCTTGAAGATAAAGATGTAGATGTATTAGTTGTTGCAGCACCAGACCATTGGCATGCACCGGCAGCAATCTTGGCCTGCAAGGCGGGTAAAGATGTTTATTTGGAAAAACCATCCAGTCATAATCCACATGAGGGAGAAATCTTGGTTCTGGCTGCCCAAAAATACAAAAGAGTCATTCAGATGGGCAACCAAAGGCGCTCTTGGCCCAATGTGGCTGCCGCGATCAAGGAAGTTCATGATGGAGTAATAGGGAGGGCTTATTACGCCAAAACATGGTACACCAACAACAGGGGACCTATCGGGATTGGAAAGAAAGTTCCTGTACCCGAGCACCTAGATTACGAGCTGTGGCAGGGACCTGCACCGAGGGAAGATTACCGGGACAATATCATCCACTATAACTGGCATTGGTTCTGGAATTGGGGTACCGGTGAAGCCCTCAATAATGGAACCCACATGGTAGATCTTGCCCGGTGGGGACTTGGTGTGGAATTCCCGACTAAGGCAACATCCTCGGGAGGAAGGTACCGATACCAAGATGACTGGGAAACTCCGGATACACAAATGATCAGTTTGGAGTTTGACAACAATTCTCTGATTACCTGGGAAGGAAGAAGCTGTAATGGTATCAACAATGAAGGTTCAAGCGTGGGGGTGATTTTTTATGGAGAAGAGGGGTCTGTCAATATCGGAGGAGGAAATGCTTATGCCATTTATGATCTGAAAAACAAATTGGTCAAAGAGGTGAAATATGAACGTACCGTGGATGCCAGAAATCTTTCTGACCCTACGCAGGAATTGGATGCCATTCATATCCAAAACATGTTTGATGCGATCAAAAAAGGAACACCATTGGCAGCAGAAATCAATGGAGGACAGACCAGCACCCTTTTGGTCCAATTGGGAAATATTGCGCAGCGATCAGGAGAGACCCTAAACATAGACGCAAAAAACGGCCATATTCTTAACAGTAAGGAAGCTTCAAAATATTGGAGCAGGGAATACCAACCGGGTTGGGAACCGACACTTTGA
- a CDS encoding RraA family protein — protein sequence MKKLFLPLLLIGVISVHTNLFAQDDISDEVLIELYKGARVTDVVDGLVTVGYMDVGVMDPKIAPLWKDVETMAHRFSGIAVTVRYGPTNRPMHPGADLTKPENYEEYRRWRGMWYSQLSSEPFQQYIKPGTVVVMDNKDDNDTGSTGSKNIMDWQEKGAVGLVAAGGVRDIDEVIRQRNPVYMNYFERGRGERIGRNEFIDAQRPVVVGGCLVYPGDVIVADGDGVVVVPRRVAVRVGQIAYMELVDDMKGRKELYEKTGRELDKTVIILEEPAAFFKRLGLPIDPNKK from the coding sequence ATGAAAAAACTATTCTTACCTCTTTTACTAATTGGTGTAATATCAGTACATACCAATCTTTTTGCCCAAGATGATATTTCTGACGAAGTATTGATAGAACTATACAAGGGCGCCCGTGTTACCGATGTGGTGGATGGCTTGGTGACGGTTGGGTATATGGATGTGGGCGTGATGGATCCAAAAATCGCTCCACTTTGGAAAGATGTGGAAACCATGGCACATCGGTTTTCGGGGATTGCTGTGACGGTTCGGTACGGACCTACCAACAGGCCCATGCATCCCGGTGCAGATTTGACCAAACCGGAGAACTATGAGGAATATAGAAGATGGAGAGGCATGTGGTATTCTCAATTATCTTCCGAGCCATTTCAGCAATACATCAAACCAGGGACTGTTGTCGTGATGGATAACAAGGACGACAATGATACCGGCTCAACAGGTTCCAAAAATATCATGGATTGGCAGGAAAAAGGGGCAGTAGGCTTAGTAGCCGCGGGAGGTGTCAGAGATATAGATGAGGTAATCAGGCAACGGAATCCTGTATATATGAATTATTTTGAGAGAGGCAGGGGAGAAAGGATTGGCCGGAATGAATTTATTGATGCCCAAAGACCGGTTGTAGTGGGTGGCTGTTTGGTCTATCCCGGTGATGTAATCGTGGCCGATGGTGATGGTGTGGTTGTCGTTCCTAGGAGAGTAGCAGTTAGGGTTGGTCAGATAGCCTACATGGAATTGGTAGACGATATGAAAGGCAGAAAAGAGCTTTATGAAAAAACAGGAAGGGAACTGGATAAGACAGTGATCATTTTGGAGGAACCAGCCGCATTTTTCAAAAGACTGGGTTTACCAATTGACCCCAATAAGAAATAG
- a CDS encoding Gfo/Idh/MocA family protein has product MEFSTGNPENKKRRTFLKTTGKALVGSAALPLVFNINNSFGMKDDILKVGLIGCGGRGTGAAAQALKADPNAMLTCMADIFSDYLDESYNALIQVNPLQVQVAEDHKFIGFDAYQKVLESDVDVVILTTPPAFRPGHFKAAVQSGKHVFCEKPVAVDAPGVRSVLETARLAEEKGLNVVSGFTFRYDFPKRALFEKINSGEIGEVMSVLTVRNGGGLWYKERQPSWTEMEYQLRNWYYYDWLSGDYIVEMMVHSLDMMSWAFGDKLPLKATGTGGRQSRTEEKWGNIYDHFAIEYEYENGAKGIHFSRQQQGCSNVNKAEVFGKNGSAVVDIGRQTHRIQNDSLWDYEGEKNNPYETQHEELFAAIRAGKPMNEGDLMANSTMLAILGRMVGYSGQTITWEQAINSNQVLGPALDEYRWDLEWPVPPVAIPGKTKVL; this is encoded by the coding sequence ATGGAATTTTCAACCGGTAATCCAGAAAACAAAAAACGAAGAACCTTTCTCAAAACTACTGGGAAGGCCTTGGTAGGTAGTGCGGCACTGCCTTTGGTTTTTAATATCAACAATAGTTTTGGCATGAAAGACGATATCCTAAAAGTAGGTTTGATCGGATGTGGGGGTAGAGGTACCGGGGCAGCCGCACAGGCGCTAAAAGCAGATCCAAATGCTATGCTGACATGTATGGCGGATATATTTTCTGATTATTTGGATGAGTCTTATAATGCACTCATTCAGGTCAATCCGCTACAGGTTCAGGTGGCTGAGGATCATAAATTCATCGGGTTCGATGCTTACCAAAAGGTGCTGGAATCCGATGTGGATGTAGTTATCCTGACTACTCCGCCGGCTTTCAGGCCGGGTCACTTCAAAGCAGCAGTTCAGTCAGGAAAGCATGTATTTTGTGAAAAACCCGTGGCAGTTGATGCCCCTGGAGTAAGAAGTGTATTGGAAACAGCAAGGTTGGCTGAAGAAAAAGGTCTGAATGTGGTTTCAGGTTTTACATTTAGGTATGACTTTCCAAAAAGAGCTTTGTTTGAAAAAATCAATAGTGGGGAAATCGGGGAAGTGATGTCGGTATTGACAGTCAGAAACGGTGGAGGATTGTGGTATAAAGAAAGACAGCCTTCATGGACCGAGATGGAATATCAATTGAGAAATTGGTATTACTATGATTGGCTTTCCGGAGATTATATTGTGGAAATGATGGTCCACAGCTTGGATATGATGTCTTGGGCATTTGGCGATAAGCTACCTCTAAAAGCCACCGGTACTGGAGGACGACAATCCAGGACCGAAGAAAAATGGGGAAATATCTATGACCACTTCGCCATTGAATATGAATATGAAAACGGTGCGAAAGGGATTCATTTCAGTCGGCAACAACAGGGATGTTCCAATGTCAATAAAGCCGAAGTGTTTGGTAAGAATGGAAGTGCCGTGGTCGATATAGGCAGGCAGACACATAGAATTCAAAATGATAGCCTATGGGATTATGAAGGCGAAAAAAACAATCCCTATGAAACCCAACATGAGGAATTATTCGCTGCAATTCGAGCTGGGAAGCCAATGAATGAAGGAGATTTGATGGCAAACAGTACCATGTTGGCCATTTTAGGCAGAATGGTAGGGTATTCAGGTCAGACGATCACTTGGGAGCAAGCCATAAATTCCAATCAGGTCCTTGGCCCTGCTTTGGATGAATACCGTTGGGATTTGGAATGGCCGGTTCCACCTGTGGCAATTCCCGGTAAGACCAAAGTATTATGA
- a CDS encoding 3-keto-disaccharide hydrolase: MKCNYPYVIIFVFFLIGNPVAGQEFLFEFGKSRGLESLVSDKQPEEIPLKWFNVNTEKETWYFEGDELVCRGLPIGVIRSEKQYENFIMYIEWKHMEAGGNSGTFVWSSAVPGDNRLPDGVEVQMLELDWVNQNKKDGVLPPIAYVHGELFGVGGVTTVPDNPRGTRSKSIENRCLGKGQWNTYVVVCVDGVIKLSVNGKFVNGISQSSQKKGYICLESEGAPIHFRNLKITELPAGVTSVDQIAPLISNN; this comes from the coding sequence ATGAAATGTAATTATCCTTATGTCATCATTTTCGTATTCTTTTTAATAGGTAATCCTGTTGCAGGTCAAGAGTTTTTATTTGAATTTGGAAAGTCTAGAGGATTGGAGTCTTTGGTCAGCGATAAGCAACCTGAAGAAATTCCCCTGAAATGGTTCAATGTAAATACTGAAAAAGAAACCTGGTATTTTGAAGGAGATGAACTGGTTTGCAGAGGCTTACCCATTGGGGTAATCCGGTCTGAAAAGCAGTACGAAAATTTCATCATGTACATAGAATGGAAGCACATGGAAGCAGGGGGAAATTCAGGGACATTTGTATGGAGCAGTGCAGTTCCAGGTGATAACCGACTACCTGACGGGGTTGAAGTTCAGATGTTGGAATTGGATTGGGTCAACCAAAACAAAAAAGATGGGGTTTTGCCGCCAATAGCCTATGTACACGGGGAATTGTTTGGAGTTGGGGGAGTGACTACCGTACCTGATAATCCAAGAGGAACAAGGAGCAAATCCATCGAAAACCGCTGCTTGGGCAAAGGGCAGTGGAATACCTATGTAGTAGTCTGTGTGGACGGAGTCATCAAACTTTCGGTAAATGGAAAATTTGTCAATGGCATCAGTCAGTCCAGCCAAAAGAAAGGATACATCTGTCTGGAATCGGAAGGAGCTCCCATACATTTCAGAAATCTTAAAATCACCGAACTCCCAGCTGGAGTCACCTCAGTAGATCAAATTGCTCCATTGATTTCCAATAATTAA